One genomic segment of Pseudomonas chlororaphis subsp. aurantiaca includes these proteins:
- a CDS encoding ABC transporter substrate-binding protein, translating into MQKRFRVLALCCALTAGLVGSASAGAAPVYKVGATATGIPFTFLDVKSQSIEGMMIDAARAVGQAGGFEVDIQQTTFASLIPSLTSNKIDIISAAMLRTPAREKVVQYSTPVFSYGEGLIVRADDNTAYTRMEDFKDQVVGAQVGTVFIDELNKRGIFKEVRGYDSIPDLLRDLALGRIKAGFADRPIVAYQLAQGTQNKVQLVKSYQPVVMGDVCLIVRKGDAQTLDEVNRGIAAIKADGSLERIIEKWKLN; encoded by the coding sequence ATGCAAAAGCGTTTTCGTGTCCTTGCATTGTGCTGCGCACTCACCGCCGGCCTCGTCGGTTCCGCCAGTGCCGGCGCCGCGCCGGTGTACAAGGTCGGCGCCACCGCCACCGGCATTCCCTTCACCTTTCTCGACGTCAAGAGCCAGAGCATCGAAGGCATGATGATCGACGCCGCCCGGGCGGTGGGCCAGGCCGGCGGCTTCGAGGTGGACATCCAGCAGACCACCTTCGCCTCGCTGATCCCCTCGCTGACCTCGAACAAGATCGACATCATCTCCGCCGCCATGCTGCGCACCCCGGCGCGGGAGAAGGTGGTGCAGTACTCCACCCCGGTGTTCAGTTACGGCGAGGGGCTGATCGTGCGTGCCGACGACAACACCGCCTACACCCGCATGGAAGATTTCAAGGACCAGGTGGTTGGCGCCCAGGTCGGCACAGTGTTCATCGATGAGTTGAACAAGCGCGGGATCTTCAAGGAAGTGCGCGGCTACGACTCGATCCCCGACCTGCTGCGCGACCTGGCGCTGGGGCGGATCAAGGCCGGTTTCGCCGACCGGCCGATCGTCGCCTACCAACTGGCCCAGGGCACCCAGAACAAGGTGCAGCTGGTGAAAAGCTACCAGCCGGTGGTGATGGGCGATGTCTGCCTGATCGTGCGCAAGGGCGATGCGCAGACCCTGGACGAGGTCAACCGCGGCATCGCGGCGATCAAGGCCGACGGTTCCCTGGAGCGGATCATCGAGAAGTGGAAGCTCAACTGA
- a CDS encoding amino acid ABC transporter ATP-binding protein has translation MIEIKGVHKSFGNVAVLEGIDLSVQSGEVVCLIGPSGSGKSTLLRCINGLESYEQGDILVSGERVDRHGKTIHQLRTQVAMVFQRFNLFPHRTALQNVTEGPIYVKKQNPQQARERAEALLEKVGLAHRMHAYPDELSGGQQQRVAIARALAMDPQAILFDEPTSALDPELVGEVLAVMRKLADEGMTMIVVTHEMGFAQDVADKVCFLHSGKIVEAGPAKQVLSTPRHPRTQDFLKRLLNQGAEVQA, from the coding sequence ATGATCGAGATCAAGGGCGTACACAAGAGTTTTGGCAACGTGGCGGTGCTCGAAGGTATCGACCTGAGCGTGCAGAGCGGTGAAGTGGTGTGCCTGATCGGGCCCTCGGGGTCCGGCAAGTCAACCCTGCTGCGCTGCATCAACGGCCTGGAAAGCTACGAGCAGGGCGACATCCTGGTCAGCGGCGAACGGGTCGACCGCCACGGCAAGACCATTCACCAGTTGCGCACCCAGGTGGCCATGGTGTTCCAGCGCTTCAACCTGTTCCCCCATCGCACTGCGTTGCAGAACGTCACCGAAGGGCCGATCTACGTGAAAAAGCAGAACCCGCAGCAGGCCCGGGAGCGGGCCGAGGCGCTGCTGGAAAAGGTCGGCCTGGCCCATCGCATGCACGCCTATCCGGACGAGCTGTCCGGCGGCCAGCAGCAGCGGGTGGCGATCGCCCGGGCCCTGGCCATGGACCCGCAGGCGATCCTGTTCGACGAGCCGACCTCGGCGCTGGACCCGGAGCTGGTGGGCGAGGTGCTGGCGGTGATGCGCAAGCTGGCCGACGAAGGCATGACCATGATCGTCGTCACCCATGAAATGGGCTTTGCCCAGGACGTGGCGGACAAAGTGTGCTTCCTCCACAGCGGCAAGATCGTCGAGGCCGGCCCGGCGAAGCAGGTGCTGAGCACGCCGCGCCATCCGCGCACCCAGGACTTCCTCAAGCGCCTGCTCAACCAGGGCGCGGAGGTGCAGGCATGA
- a CDS encoding IclR family transcriptional regulator — MSDTPNSLFNQSLEKGLAVLRAFNAAQRTMNLAEIAEAAEINKSSAQRMIHTLEQLGYVRKHPQTKRFQLTPRVMEIGYNYLAADTLVDVANPFLAELAQVTGETTNLTEPDGLDMVYVARFVAPKFIPIHMPIGSRIPMYCTGSGRAYLSALPDQEALAMLQASDRQAHTRHTLTGIDAIHGEIVATRQRGYALNQEELFLGDMSIAAPIIGSQGLPVAAVHVVIPSSRWTLEEAERKLAPSVIECARAIRTSIRTL; from the coding sequence ATGAGCGATACCCCCAATAGCCTGTTCAATCAGTCACTGGAAAAAGGCCTGGCGGTCCTGCGTGCCTTCAACGCCGCCCAACGGACCATGAACCTGGCGGAAATCGCCGAGGCCGCCGAGATCAACAAAAGCTCGGCGCAACGCATGATCCACACCCTGGAGCAGCTCGGTTACGTACGTAAGCACCCGCAGACCAAACGCTTCCAGCTGACCCCGCGAGTGATGGAGATCGGCTACAACTACCTGGCCGCCGACACCCTGGTGGACGTGGCCAACCCGTTCCTCGCCGAACTGGCGCAGGTCACCGGCGAAACCACCAACCTCACCGAGCCCGACGGCCTGGACATGGTCTATGTCGCGCGCTTCGTGGCGCCCAAGTTCATCCCGATCCACATGCCCATCGGCAGCCGCATTCCGATGTACTGCACCGGCTCCGGCCGCGCCTACCTCAGCGCCCTGCCCGACCAGGAAGCCCTGGCGATGCTCCAGGCCAGCGACCGCCAGGCCCATACCCGGCACACCCTGACCGGGATCGACGCGATCCATGGGGAAATCGTCGCCACCCGCCAGCGCGGTTACGCCCTGAACCAGGAAGAACTGTTTCTCGGCGACATGAGCATCGCCGCGCCGATTATCGGCAGCCAGGGCCTGCCGGTAGCCGCCGTACACGTGGTGATCCCCAGCAGCCGCTGGACCCTGGAAGAAGCCGAACGCAAGCTGGCGCCCTCGGTGATCGAGTGCGCGCGGGCGATTCGGACCTCGATTCGTACGCTCTGA
- a CDS encoding glutathione S-transferase family protein: MTDLSAFPITQKWPAQYADWIQLYSLPTPNGVKVSIMLEEIGLPYEPHRVSFETNDQMSPEFLSLNPNNKIPAILDPHGPGDQPLALFESGAILIYLADKSGQLLAQESAARYETIQWLMFQMGGIGPMFGQLGFFNKFAGKDYEDKRPRDRYVAESRRLLSVLEGHLQGRDWIMGERYTIADIATFPWVRNLIGFYEAGDLVGFKDFPNVQRVLERFLARPAVIRGLEIPKPV; this comes from the coding sequence ATGACCGATCTCTCCGCATTCCCCATCACCCAGAAATGGCCTGCGCAGTACGCCGACTGGATTCAGCTGTATTCCTTGCCGACTCCCAACGGCGTCAAGGTCTCGATCATGCTCGAAGAGATCGGGCTGCCCTACGAGCCGCACCGCGTCAGTTTCGAAACCAATGACCAGATGTCCCCCGAGTTCCTTTCGCTGAACCCGAACAACAAGATCCCGGCAATCCTCGACCCCCACGGTCCGGGCGACCAGCCGCTGGCGCTGTTCGAGTCGGGGGCGATCCTGATCTACCTCGCGGACAAGAGCGGGCAACTGCTGGCCCAGGAGTCCGCCGCGCGCTACGAGACGATCCAGTGGCTGATGTTCCAGATGGGCGGCATCGGCCCGATGTTCGGCCAACTGGGCTTCTTCAACAAATTCGCCGGCAAGGACTACGAGGACAAGCGCCCGCGCGACCGTTACGTCGCCGAGTCCCGCCGCCTGCTGAGCGTGCTCGAAGGCCACCTGCAAGGTCGCGACTGGATCATGGGCGAGCGCTACACCATTGCCGATATCGCCACCTTTCCCTGGGTGCGCAACCTGATCGGCTTCTATGAAGCCGGCGATCTGGTGGGCTTCAAGGACTTCCCCAACGTGCAGCGCGTGCTGGAGCGTTTCCTCGCGCGCCCGGCGGTGATCCGCGGCCTGGAAATTCCCAAGCCGGTCTGA
- the mnmH gene encoding tRNA 2-selenouridine(34) synthase MnmH, with product MPIDITDYREIFLNDRPMMDTRAPIEFAKGAFPGVVNLPLMTDHERQRVGTCYKQQGQQAAIVLGHQLVSGAIKAERIQAWADFARAHPDGYLYCFRGGLRSQIVQQWLKDEAGIDYPRVGGGYKAMRTFLLDTLEGAVAECDFVLLGGMTGIGKTEVLNQLANGLDLEGHANHRGSSFGKHASGQPSNIDFENRLAVDILKKRDRGIAGFVLEDENRMIGSCALPLPLYQGMQRFPMVWLEDGLEGRIERILRDYVIDLCAEFVAVHGEDGFARFSERLLESLNNIRKRLGGERHQRLYQLLEAALAEQARSGSVDLHRAWIEGLLKEYYDPMYAFQRESKGARIEFVGEQAAVLEYLRERARQRG from the coding sequence ATGCCCATCGATATCACCGACTACCGCGAAATCTTCCTCAACGACCGGCCGATGATGGATACCCGCGCGCCGATCGAGTTCGCCAAGGGCGCCTTTCCCGGCGTGGTCAACCTGCCGCTGATGACTGACCACGAACGGCAGCGGGTCGGTACCTGCTACAAGCAGCAGGGCCAGCAGGCGGCGATCGTCCTCGGCCATCAACTGGTGTCCGGGGCGATCAAGGCCGAACGCATCCAGGCCTGGGCCGACTTCGCCCGGGCCCACCCCGACGGCTACCTGTATTGCTTCCGCGGCGGCCTGCGTTCGCAGATCGTCCAGCAGTGGCTCAAGGATGAGGCCGGCATCGACTACCCGCGGGTCGGTGGCGGCTACAAGGCCATGCGTACCTTCCTGCTCGACACCCTCGAGGGCGCGGTGGCCGAGTGTGATTTTGTCCTGCTCGGTGGCATGACCGGCATCGGCAAGACCGAGGTGCTCAATCAACTGGCCAACGGCCTGGACCTGGAAGGCCACGCCAACCATCGCGGTTCCAGTTTCGGCAAGCACGCCAGCGGCCAGCCGTCGAACATCGACTTCGAGAACCGCCTGGCGGTGGACATCCTGAAAAAGCGCGACCGTGGCATCGCCGGGTTCGTGCTGGAAGACGAGAACCGCATGATCGGCAGCTGCGCCTTGCCGTTGCCGCTGTACCAGGGCATGCAGCGTTTTCCCATGGTCTGGCTGGAGGATGGCCTGGAGGGGCGAATCGAGCGGATCCTGCGCGACTACGTGATCGACCTGTGCGCGGAGTTCGTCGCGGTGCATGGCGAGGATGGCTTCGCGCGGTTTTCCGAGCGCCTGCTGGAAAGCCTGAACAACATCCGCAAGCGCCTCGGTGGCGAGCGTCACCAGCGCCTGTACCAACTGCTGGAGGCTGCCCTGGCCGAGCAGGCCCGCAGCGGCAGCGTGGACCTGCACCGGGCCTGGATCGAAGGGTTGCTCAAGGAATATTACGACCCGATGTATGCCTTCCAGCGCGAAAGCAAGGGCGCGCGCATCGAGTTCGTCGGCGAGCAGGCGGCGGTGTTGGAGTATTTGCGCGAACGGGCCCGTCAGCGCGGCTGA
- the selD gene encoding selenide, water dikinase SelD: protein MSEPIRLTQYSHGAGCGCKISPQVLEVILAGSGAQNLDPKLWVGNASRDDAAVYAIDEERGVVSTTDFFMPIVDDPFDFGRIAATNAISDIYAMGGDPLMAIAILGWPVNVLAPEVAREVIRGGRAVCDAAGIPLAGGHSIDAPEPIFGLAVTGLVEKRHMKRNDTATAGCLLYLTKPLGIGVLTTAEKKGKLRSADVGLARDWMCTLNKPGSRFGKLDGVTAMTDVTGFGLLGHLVEMADGSNLTARIHYDRVPRLPGVEYYLDQGCIPGGTQRNFDSYANKLGRIQALHKLVLCDPQTSGGLLIAVTPEGNAAFLALAAELGLELAPIGELVERQSNAVEVI, encoded by the coding sequence ATGAGCGAGCCGATTCGCCTGACCCAGTACAGCCACGGCGCGGGTTGCGGTTGCAAGATTTCTCCCCAGGTCCTGGAGGTGATTCTGGCCGGCAGCGGCGCGCAGAACCTCGACCCGAAACTCTGGGTCGGCAACGCCTCGCGCGATGATGCGGCGGTATACGCCATCGACGAAGAGCGCGGCGTGGTCTCGACCACCGACTTCTTCATGCCGATCGTCGACGACCCGTTCGACTTCGGGCGCATCGCCGCCACCAATGCCATCAGCGACATCTACGCCATGGGCGGCGATCCGTTGATGGCCATCGCCATCCTCGGCTGGCCGGTGAATGTGCTGGCCCCGGAAGTCGCCCGCGAGGTGATTCGCGGCGGGCGCGCGGTGTGCGACGCGGCCGGCATTCCCCTGGCCGGCGGCCATTCGATCGACGCGCCGGAACCGATCTTCGGCCTGGCCGTCACCGGCCTGGTGGAAAAACGCCACATGAAGCGCAACGACACCGCCACCGCCGGTTGCCTGCTGTACCTGACCAAACCCCTGGGCATCGGCGTGCTGACCACGGCCGAGAAGAAGGGCAAGCTGCGCAGCGCCGACGTCGGCCTGGCCCGTGACTGGATGTGCACCCTGAACAAGCCCGGCAGTCGTTTCGGCAAGCTCGACGGCGTGACCGCGATGACCGACGTCACCGGTTTCGGCCTGCTCGGGCACCTGGTGGAAATGGCCGACGGCAGCAACCTGACCGCGCGCATTCACTACGATCGCGTGCCGCGCCTGCCAGGGGTCGAGTATTACCTGGACCAGGGCTGCATACCGGGCGGCACCCAGCGCAATTTCGACAGCTACGCCAACAAGCTCGGGCGTATCCAGGCCCTGCACAAGCTGGTGCTGTGCGACCCGCAGACCAGCGGCGGGCTGTTGATCGCCGTCACCCCAGAAGGCAATGCGGCCTTCCTCGCGCTGGCCGCCGAACTCGGCCTGGAACTGGCGCCGATCGGTGAGCTGGTGGAGCGACAGAGCAACGCGGTCGAGGTGATCTGA
- a CDS encoding NAD(P)/FAD-dependent oxidoreductase yields MKAAETLRLPPSLWAATATAAVETPALVEDLRADVAIVGAGYTGLVTALRLAEAGVSVCVLDAGEPGWGASGRNGGQVIPGLKYDPDQLLARFGPARAEAMLEAAGSAADEVFALIEQHRIACDATRKGWIQPAFSASSLQAIEQRAEQWRRRGVAVELLDRAAVGRRIGSQNYLGGWVDPRAGSLHPLNYARGLARVAQQRGVRIHGQTRVEALQREGGQWQLRTAQGHRVQAQRVVLATNGYTDDLWPRLRQTVIAANSFIIATRPLSAELRQSILPNGEVCSDARRLLLYFKQDAQGRLLLGGRGPFSEPTHSGDWRHLERSLLGLFPQLAGTPIEYRWSGRVALNQSFLPQLHEPQPGLSILLGYNGRGIALSTALGKHLAARLSGASSEFPFPVTPIRPIPLHGLQRLYLGAGIAWYRLLDALR; encoded by the coding sequence ATGAAGGCCGCCGAAACCTTGCGCCTGCCGCCTTCCTTGTGGGCCGCCACGGCGACTGCGGCGGTCGAGACCCCGGCGCTGGTCGAAGACCTGCGGGCCGACGTGGCCATAGTCGGCGCCGGTTATACCGGGCTGGTGACCGCGTTGCGCCTGGCCGAGGCCGGGGTCAGCGTCTGTGTGCTGGACGCCGGGGAACCGGGTTGGGGCGCTTCCGGCCGCAACGGCGGGCAGGTGATTCCCGGGCTCAAGTACGACCCGGATCAACTGCTGGCCAGGTTCGGCCCGGCCCGCGCCGAGGCCATGCTGGAGGCGGCCGGCTCGGCCGCCGATGAAGTGTTCGCCCTGATCGAGCAGCATCGCATCGCCTGCGATGCCACGCGCAAGGGCTGGATTCAGCCGGCGTTTTCCGCCAGCTCCCTGCAGGCCATCGAGCAGCGCGCTGAGCAGTGGCGCCGGCGTGGGGTGGCGGTGGAATTGCTCGATCGCGCCGCCGTCGGTCGGCGCATTGGCAGCCAGAACTACCTCGGCGGCTGGGTCGATCCGCGCGCCGGCAGCCTGCACCCGCTGAACTATGCGCGCGGCCTGGCGAGGGTGGCGCAGCAGCGGGGCGTACGGATTCACGGGCAGACTCGGGTCGAGGCTTTGCAACGCGAAGGCGGGCAGTGGCAGCTGCGCACCGCCCAGGGCCATCGGGTCCAGGCCCAGCGCGTGGTGCTGGCGACCAATGGCTACACCGACGACCTGTGGCCACGGCTGCGACAGACGGTGATCGCCGCCAACAGTTTCATCATCGCCACCCGCCCGCTGTCGGCCGAGCTGCGCCAGAGCATCCTGCCGAACGGCGAGGTCTGTTCAGACGCCCGGCGCCTGCTGCTGTATTTCAAACAGGATGCCCAGGGACGCTTGTTGCTGGGGGGACGCGGGCCGTTTTCCGAACCGACTCACAGTGGCGACTGGCGTCACCTGGAGCGTTCGTTGCTGGGCTTGTTTCCGCAGTTGGCGGGCACGCCCATCGAGTATCGCTGGAGCGGGCGGGTGGCGTTGAATCAGAGTTTCCTGCCGCAGCTGCATGAGCCACAGCCGGGGTTGTCGATTCTGCTCGGCTACAACGGCCGTGGCATCGCCTTGTCCACGGCCCTGGGCAAGCACCTGGCGGCGCGGCTGTCGGGGGCGAGCAGTGAATTTCCGTTTCCGGTGACGCCGATCCGGCCGATTCCGCTGCATGGCTTGCAGCGCCTGTACCTGGGGGCGGGGATCGCCTGGTACCGCCTGCTGGACGCCCTGCGCTGA
- a CDS encoding AraC family transcriptional regulator produces MNMLELLRGPASALLMVDFGRERGFSPAQLLAGSGLSLTRLADPNFELSCTQELRLINNLLNLSGHPQGLGYQVGARYHFSTYGLFGYGLISSATVGDALQLALRFLPLTYAVTRIAYHEQPSLGILTFTEPPLADDSLRDFVIERDMAAAAVLLKEIAGSEFSLAGFTLKKKRPVDQSAASAGNILGVRPDYLADSNSLAFDRSLLNRPLPQANTVTVSMCEQMCAQLMERRIPRTGIANLVRQYLNITPQGAPPDLPSMASLINVSERTLKRRLHDEGTCYRHLLEQSRSAAALELLGDPALKLTDIAEKLGYSDLSSFSQTFKRWYGVSPRTYRHASKAT; encoded by the coding sequence ATGAACATGCTGGAGTTGTTGCGGGGACCGGCCAGTGCCCTGCTGATGGTGGATTTCGGTCGCGAAAGAGGGTTCTCGCCTGCGCAATTGCTGGCCGGTTCTGGCCTGTCGCTGACCCGGCTGGCAGACCCCAACTTCGAACTGTCATGCACCCAGGAACTGCGCCTGATCAATAACCTGCTCAACCTGTCGGGGCACCCGCAGGGGCTGGGCTATCAAGTGGGCGCCCGCTATCACTTCTCGACCTACGGGCTGTTCGGTTATGGCCTGATCAGCAGCGCGACCGTGGGCGATGCCTTGCAGCTGGCCCTGCGGTTCTTGCCGCTGACCTACGCGGTCACCCGGATCGCCTACCATGAGCAACCGTCGCTCGGCATCCTGACATTCACCGAACCGCCACTGGCGGATGATTCGCTCAGAGACTTTGTGATCGAGCGCGACATGGCCGCCGCCGCGGTGCTGCTCAAGGAAATAGCTGGCAGTGAGTTCTCGCTGGCGGGTTTTACCCTGAAGAAGAAACGCCCGGTCGATCAGTCGGCCGCCAGTGCCGGCAATATTCTTGGCGTGCGCCCCGACTACCTTGCCGACAGCAACAGCCTGGCTTTCGATCGTTCGCTGCTGAACCGTCCGTTACCCCAGGCAAACACCGTCACCGTCTCGATGTGCGAGCAGATGTGCGCGCAATTGATGGAGCGCCGGATCCCCCGCACAGGCATCGCCAACCTGGTCCGCCAGTACCTGAACATCACCCCCCAGGGCGCACCGCCAGACCTGCCGAGCATGGCCAGCCTGATCAATGTCAGCGAACGCACCTTGAAACGTCGCCTGCACGACGAAGGCACCTGTTACCGGCACCTGCTGGAGCAGTCACGCAGCGCCGCGGCCCTGGAGTTACTCGGCGACCCGGCGCTCAAACTGACAGACATCGCCGAAAAACTGGGCTACAGCGACCTGTCGAGTTTCTCCCAGACCTTCAAACGCTGGTACGGCGTGTCCCCCAGAACCTATCGCCATGCGTCCAAGGCCACTTAG
- a CDS encoding PhzF family phenazine biosynthesis protein encodes MSRFDFKQVDVFSNEPLKGNPLSVVFGADQLSDARMAAFANWTNLSETTFILEPRDPRADYRLRIFTTLQELPFAGHPTLGSCHAWLEAGGVPKGEEIVQECAVGLVRIRRNGAELAFLAPPLLKSGPVEAGLLEQVRQGLRLAPDAIVDAQWVDNGAGWLAVLLAERGQVLDLQPDYSQLKGLAVGVIAPWNPERDGDAAQFEVRAFIAGDGMPEDPATGSLNAGIAQWLLGAGLAPATYVVSQGLSMGRAGRIQVERIGDEIWIGGSAVTCIEGSLRL; translated from the coding sequence ATGAGCCGATTCGATTTCAAGCAGGTGGATGTCTTCAGCAACGAGCCGCTCAAGGGCAACCCGCTGTCGGTGGTGTTCGGCGCTGACCAGCTGAGCGACGCGCGCATGGCGGCGTTCGCCAACTGGACCAACCTCAGCGAAACCACCTTTATCCTCGAACCCCGGGACCCGCGGGCCGACTATCGCCTGCGGATTTTCACCACCCTGCAGGAGCTGCCGTTCGCCGGCCATCCGACCCTCGGCAGTTGCCATGCCTGGCTGGAGGCCGGCGGCGTGCCCAAGGGCGAGGAGATCGTCCAGGAGTGCGCGGTGGGCCTGGTGCGCATTCGCCGCAACGGCGCCGAGCTGGCGTTTCTCGCGCCGCCCTTGCTCAAGTCCGGGCCGGTGGAGGCCGGGTTGCTGGAGCAGGTGCGCCAGGGCCTGAGGCTGGCGCCCGACGCCATTGTCGACGCGCAATGGGTGGACAACGGCGCCGGCTGGCTGGCGGTGCTGCTGGCCGAGCGCGGTCAGGTGCTCGACCTGCAACCCGACTATTCCCAGCTCAAGGGCCTCGCGGTCGGAGTGATCGCACCCTGGAACCCCGAGCGCGATGGCGACGCGGCGCAGTTCGAAGTGCGCGCCTTTATCGCCGGCGACGGCATGCCGGAAGACCCGGCCACCGGCAGCCTCAATGCCGGCATCGCCCAATGGCTGCTGGGCGCGGGGTTGGCGCCGGCGACCTACGTGGTCAGCCAGGGCTTGAGCATGGGCCGGGCCGGGCGCATCCAGGTCGAGCGGATCGGCGATGAAATCTGGATCGGCGGTTCGGCGGTGACCTGTATCGAGGGCAGCCTGCGGTTGTAG
- a CDS encoding amino acid ABC transporter permease: MFLQNALDFLPILLKGAVVTLQVTAGSFVLSSLIGLVFALMMVSKVRSISLFAIGVVNVIRGLPIIVQLFYIYFVLPDFGIQLTAMQAGVIGLGIAYSAYQAENFRAGIQAIHQGQIEAAESIGMRGGMIMRRVVLPQAFRIALPPYGNTLVMMLKDSSLVSTITVAEMTRAGQLIASSTFENMTVYTLVALLYLALSLPLSFALRRLEARFSTRRKS; the protein is encoded by the coding sequence ATGTTTCTCCAGAACGCTCTGGACTTCCTACCCATTCTGCTGAAAGGGGCGGTGGTCACCTTGCAGGTCACGGCCGGCTCCTTTGTGCTCAGCTCGCTGATCGGCCTGGTATTCGCCTTGATGATGGTATCCAAGGTGCGCTCGATCTCGCTGTTCGCGATTGGCGTGGTCAACGTCATTCGCGGCCTGCCGATCATCGTGCAACTGTTCTACATCTACTTCGTGCTGCCGGATTTCGGCATCCAGCTCACGGCCATGCAGGCCGGGGTGATTGGCCTGGGCATCGCCTACTCGGCATACCAGGCGGAGAACTTCCGCGCCGGCATCCAGGCCATTCACCAGGGGCAGATCGAGGCGGCCGAATCCATTGGCATGCGCGGCGGCATGATCATGCGCCGGGTGGTCCTGCCCCAGGCCTTTCGCATCGCCTTGCCGCCCTACGGCAACACCCTGGTGATGATGCTCAAGGACTCCTCGCTGGTGTCCACCATCACCGTGGCCGAGATGACCCGCGCCGGTCAGCTCATCGCTTCCTCGACCTTCGAGAACATGACCGTCTACACCCTGGTGGCCTTGCTCTACCTGGCCCTGAGCCTGCCGTTGTCCTTTGCCCTGCGTCGCCTGGAGGCGCGCTTCAGCACCCGGAGAAAGTCATGA
- a CDS encoding permease, translated as MSSLAPASPVRGWSFWWKPALFVLVACVGLYFVKWSPYYAKAFIAADSHSIGASIINDQPSSPLSAALAYAQVYFLAIWKAAVLAVILGSLLQVLIPRDWLLRLFGRAGFGSTLRGGLFALPGMMCSCCAAPVAASMRRQNVSVGAALAFWIANPVLNPATLVFMGFVLGWGFTALRLVAGIVLVLGVSLVAQRIARPEQLPEAAVEAVVEASSGNDGAFFSRWARSLWQLFWSTIPIYVLAVLVLGAARVWLFPHVEGAIGDSLLWLVPLAIVGTLFVIPTAAEIPIVQTMMTLGMGTGPAVALLMTLPSISLPSLLMLRKDFDARVLVTVAGLTMLIGVVCGLIGAALL; from the coding sequence ATGTCCAGCCTTGCTCCTGCCAGCCCCGTCCGGGGCTGGTCGTTCTGGTGGAAACCCGCCCTGTTCGTCCTGGTGGCGTGTGTCGGCCTCTACTTCGTCAAGTGGTCGCCCTACTACGCCAAGGCCTTTATCGCCGCCGACAGCCACAGCATCGGTGCCTCGATCATCAACGATCAGCCCTCCTCGCCATTGAGCGCCGCCCTGGCCTACGCCCAGGTGTATTTCCTGGCGATCTGGAAAGCCGCGGTGCTGGCGGTGATCCTCGGCTCACTGCTGCAAGTGCTGATCCCGCGGGACTGGCTGCTGCGCCTGTTCGGTCGCGCCGGCTTCGGCTCGACCCTGCGCGGCGGACTGTTCGCCCTACCGGGCATGATGTGTTCCTGCTGCGCCGCGCCCGTGGCGGCGAGCATGCGTCGGCAGAATGTCTCGGTCGGCGCGGCGCTGGCCTTCTGGATCGCCAACCCGGTGCTCAACCCGGCGACCCTGGTGTTCATGGGTTTCGTCCTCGGCTGGGGCTTTACCGCGCTGCGGCTGGTGGCGGGCATCGTGCTGGTGCTGGGGGTGTCGCTGGTGGCCCAGCGCATCGCCCGTCCCGAGCAATTGCCGGAGGCGGCGGTGGAAGCTGTGGTCGAGGCCAGCTCAGGTAACGACGGCGCCTTCTTCAGCCGCTGGGCGCGCAGCCTGTGGCAGCTGTTCTGGAGCACCATTCCGATCTATGTGCTGGCGGTGCTGGTGCTGGGCGCGGCGCGGGTCTGGCTGTTCCCCCATGTCGAGGGCGCGATTGGCGACAGCCTGCTGTGGCTGGTGCCGCTGGCGATTGTCGGCACGTTGTTCGTGATTCCCACCGCCGCGGAAATCCCTATCGTGCAGACCATGATGACCCTGGGCATGGGCACCGGCCCGGCGGTGGCCTTGCTGATGACCCTGCCGAGCATCAGCCTGCCGTCGCTGCTGATGCTGCGCAAGGATTTCGACGCGCGGGTGCTGGTGACCGTCGCCGGGCTGACCATGCTGATCGGCGTGGTGTGCGGGTTGATTGGCGCGGCGCTGCTGTAA